The Toxorhynchites rutilus septentrionalis strain SRP chromosome 3, ASM2978413v1, whole genome shotgun sequence genome includes a region encoding these proteins:
- the LOC129776276 gene encoding rubber oxygenase-like gives MEIEKKTENDESNYLHNLLTDGVSTPVDVDVDAYELKLPPWYDDTKFKRAQRYFKANFFAMFVAKLCGLLVVLAIPSILDVLVYTNQSSTAVTAYKRYIATIMHTLNWYYEELLPGSASWKSIAAVRRGHVATSKRSSAKNAARIVSQKDMAVTQFGFVGYIVLGYKKLGIVYAADDMEALVHFWRVIGYMIGIQDSYNLCTDSLSGTEERMRQVQKQILRPALIARKESFEKMGRALIEGLWCFNPFLDYDAFLFLTSRLTEIPGYHYWKDEQTSAENSELKYHNFSRYSRFVLYFLLLVHEVLLGYAFFRWYLNGQMIISRFLITYFPFLAFYKFGIGDSYVRILK, from the exons ATGGAGATCGAGAAAAAGACAGAAA ACGACGAATCAAACTATCTGCACAACCTGCTCACAGACGGTGTCTCTACGCCAGTGGATGTCGATGTCGATGCATACGAGTTGAAATTACCACCGTGGTACGATGATACCAAATTTAAACG AGCCCAGCGATACTTCAAGGCGAATTTCTTCGCGATGTTCGTCGCAAAGTTGTGCGGTTTGCTGGTGGTCTTGGCCATACCCAGCATTCTGGACGTTCTCGTGTACACCAATCAGTCGTCGACTGCAGTGACGGCATACAAAAGATACATCGCGACGATTATGCACACACTCAATTGGTACTACGAGGAACTGTTGCCAGGCTCGGC ATCTTGGAAATCAATTGCCGCCGTTCGGAGAGGACACGTGGCGACCAGCAAAAGAAGTAGCGCCAAAAACGCTGCCAGAATTGTCTCTCAAAAAGATATGGCCGTTACCCAGTTTGGATTTGTGGG GTACATTGTTTTGGGGTACAAAAAGTTGGGAATTGTATACGCGGCCGACGATATGGAAGCACTGGTTCACTTTTGGCGCGTGATTGGATACATGATTGGAATTCAGGATAG CTACAACCTTTGCACGGACAGCTTGAGCGGAACGGAGGAACGCATGCGTCAGGTCCAGAAACAGATCCTACGACCAGCGCTGATCGCGCGCAAAGAAAGTTTCGAGAAGATGGGCAGAGCGTTAATCGAGGGATTATGGTGTTTCAACCCTTTCTTAGATTACGATGCATTCCTCTTCCTTACTTCACGTCTAACTGAAATACCTGGTTATCACTACTGGAAGGATGAACAAACATCGGCGGAGAATTCCGAATTGAAATATCACAATTTTAGCAGATACAGTCGCTTTGTGCTGTATTTCTTACTGCTTGTCCATGAAGTACTATTAGGTTATGCGTTTTTTAGATGGTATCTGAATGGTCAGATGATTATTTCTAGATTTCTGATAACATACTTTCCGTTTCTGGCTTTCTACAAATTCGGAATTGGCGACTCATACGTTCGAATATTAAAATAA
- the LOC129776277 gene encoding intraflagellar transport protein 46 homolog isoform X2, with translation MRNHWMTTNNKTRMKMSRSMSWEMGLQKFQPIPESSDMFIKRDSLLKQDSLTDSSASLSEDEKEIPKSLIEEKEFNPKFYDNIEAPSELKELFQYITRFSPQRVSIDYKLKIFVPDFIPSVGDIDAFLKICSPPFISEDKKKPLAEHIRRLGLETLDEPCGEQSDRVLLQMKMRSIFTKPLETPSAIAKSPRDIDRWITEIQSLKANQSAQNVNSLKSQINIDSLMSEWPEEIEKMLDTVGFPSADLDCSLSRYIGIVCNMFDIPVQESNGQAGYIQALYNLFNLYLAVKQQANV, from the exons ATGAGGAACCATTGGATGACGACAAACAACAAGACAAG GATGAAGATGAGCCGATCAATGAGTTGGGAGATGGGACTGCAAAAGTTCCAA ccCATTCCAGAAAGTAGCGATATGTTCATCAAACGGGATAGTTTGTTGAAACAAGATTCACTGACTGATAGCAGTGCCAGTTTGTCCGAGGATGAGAAAGAAATACCGAAGAGTTTGATAGAAGAAAAAGAATTCAATCCCAAATTCTACGATAACATTGAGGCTCCTAGCGAATTGAAGGAATTGTTCCAATATATAACCAGATTCTCGCCTCAACGGGTTAGCATCGATTATAAGCTGAAGATATTTGTTCCTGATTTCATACCTTCAGTTGGAGATATTGATGCTTTCCTGAAAATTTGTTCTCCCCCGTTCATAAGCGAAGACAAGAAAAAACCATTGGCGGAACACATACGTAGACTTGGCCTTGAG ACTTTGGACGAACCATGCGGAGAGCAAAGTGATCGTGTGCTGCTTCAAATGAAGATGAGATCGATTTTCACGAAGCCCTTGGAAACGCCTTCAGCGATCGCTAAAAGTCCGAGAGATATTGACCGATGGATTACTGAGATTCAATCACTTAAGGCAAATCAATCGGCACAGAATGTAAACTCGTTGAAGTCGCAGATAAATATCGACTCGCTGATGTCCGAGTGGCCCGAGGAGATTGAGAAAATGTTGGACACAGTAGGGTTCCCTTCCGCTGATTTGGATTGTTCTTTGTCTAGATATATTGGAATAGTGTGCAATATGTTCGATATACCAGTGCAGGAAAGTAACGGACAGGCGGGATATATCCAGGCCTTGtataatttattcaatctctaTTTAGCTGTTAAACAACAAGCTAATGTTTGA
- the LOC129776277 gene encoding intraflagellar transport protein 46 homolog isoform X1, with the protein MVIRRSNNFELPVEKFDRLRQASMDLYDEMYEIKNGREIDDSPPPDLDVSGSLNFVNEEPLDDDKQQDKDEDEPINELGDGTAKVPKSSDMFIKRDSLLKQDSLTDSSASLSEDEKEIPKSLIEEKEFNPKFYDNIEAPSELKELFQYITRFSPQRVSIDYKLKIFVPDFIPSVGDIDAFLKICSPPFISEDKKKPLAEHIRRLGLETLDEPCGEQSDRVLLQMKMRSIFTKPLETPSAIAKSPRDIDRWITEIQSLKANQSAQNVNSLKSQINIDSLMSEWPEEIEKMLDTVGFPSADLDCSLSRYIGIVCNMFDIPVQESNGQAGYIQALYNLFNLYLAVKQQANV; encoded by the exons ATGGTGATCAGACGGTCAAACAATTTTGAGTTACCCGTAGAGAAGTTTGACCGACTTCGTCAAGCAAGCATGGATCTGTACGACGAAATGTACGAAATTAAAAATGGTCGAGAAATAGACGATAGCCCACCGCCTGATCTGGACGTATCGGGCTCATTGAATTTTGTGAATGAGGAACCATTGGATGACGACAAACAACAAGACAAG GATGAAGATGAGCCGATCAATGAGTTGGGAGATGGGACTGCAAAAGTTCCAA AAAGTAGCGATATGTTCATCAAACGGGATAGTTTGTTGAAACAAGATTCACTGACTGATAGCAGTGCCAGTTTGTCCGAGGATGAGAAAGAAATACCGAAGAGTTTGATAGAAGAAAAAGAATTCAATCCCAAATTCTACGATAACATTGAGGCTCCTAGCGAATTGAAGGAATTGTTCCAATATATAACCAGATTCTCGCCTCAACGGGTTAGCATCGATTATAAGCTGAAGATATTTGTTCCTGATTTCATACCTTCAGTTGGAGATATTGATGCTTTCCTGAAAATTTGTTCTCCCCCGTTCATAAGCGAAGACAAGAAAAAACCATTGGCGGAACACATACGTAGACTTGGCCTTGAG ACTTTGGACGAACCATGCGGAGAGCAAAGTGATCGTGTGCTGCTTCAAATGAAGATGAGATCGATTTTCACGAAGCCCTTGGAAACGCCTTCAGCGATCGCTAAAAGTCCGAGAGATATTGACCGATGGATTACTGAGATTCAATCACTTAAGGCAAATCAATCGGCACAGAATGTAAACTCGTTGAAGTCGCAGATAAATATCGACTCGCTGATGTCCGAGTGGCCCGAGGAGATTGAGAAAATGTTGGACACAGTAGGGTTCCCTTCCGCTGATTTGGATTGTTCTTTGTCTAGATATATTGGAATAGTGTGCAATATGTTCGATATACCAGTGCAGGAAAGTAACGGACAGGCGGGATATATCCAGGCCTTGtataatttattcaatctctaTTTAGCTGTTAAACAACAAGCTAATGTTTGA
- the LOC129776275 gene encoding vam6/Vps39-like protein — protein MHEAYVLYPPEKIPVQIESMTGFENKLILGTRQGHLLMYSFEPNQETGKLDLQLLQYNKSFSKKPITQIEAIPEYKLIFSLSDGVVNVNDYSRHGFPLIHTEQKTKGATVFALDIKKSKSLTGELALLCRLCVAVKRKLLCYYWKQTKLLQLGYEIDLNDVPKSIAWDKNCICVGFKTEYVIYDISGDQPKRIDLFPTSSSKSIEPCISLIEDGVFAVAKDEYLVAVYTEKYMNDGKDGNQKTTGLVKSDASLLTTKDTRNLKSLAWSEPFQALVWDEPYIIGLVTDGVEVRVFDNVNTADKGSLIQTIPQLQKARFLVRGKRGLLYAASVSHLWCIQAVEIAKQREHLLQEENFHLALQLTHISDESPEFKLTKINEIQTRHAYNLFIDKHFRESMKEFSKLNTDPIDVIRLFPDLLPDNGKNKLSSYSKKPAPVLDEKDIERGLLALIDYLTENRYTLRQDMVSKTDSKLSSGKNIPALLSIIDTTLLKCYLQTNDSLVASVLRMNYCYLEESERVLKKYDKYVELTILYQTKGQHKRALQLLQSQAETPGSPLYGHDRTIQYLQHLGIEHKHLIFEFAGWVLEKHPDDGLKIFIEDVPEVKNLPRAEVLDFLLKNHKQLVVGYLEHIINVWNEEKALFHNILIQQYREKLIVLKNDADVESDVQKKTARDTINDKLLAFLRKSKFYHAEKVLGEFPYTDLFEARAIILGRLGKHEKVLAIFVQILGDFDKAVKYCDQTYDENDPKTCDVYVTLIKTILTPPTSPPYSDVELHPRCLQPDIGTVLVILENNAKKINPHAVLQILPDDIPLESIKNFLEIALNYHLERKRRAQILKGLYYAENLQTHEQKIHFELKHFLVTDLTVCPVCKKKFSYQSAFVRTPEGSIVHFSCQDKI, from the exons ATGCATGAGGCGTATGTATTGTACCCTCCGGAAAAAATTCCGGTTCAAATTGAATCCATGACGGGATTTG AGAACAAACTAATACTAGGAACGCGCCAGGGGCATCTGCTGATGTATTCCTTCGAGCCTAACCAGGAAACGGGTAAGCTGGATCTGCAGCTGCTTCAGTATAATAAAAGTTTCAGCAAGAAACCCATCACCCAGATTGAAGCCATTCCGGAGTATAAACTCATCTTCAGCCTATCGGATGGCGTTGTGAATGTGAACGATTACAGTCGCCATGGGTTTCCGTTGATTCACACCGAGCAGAAAACTAAGGGTGCGACCGTGTTCGCACTGGACATAAAG aaaTCGAAATCCCTTACCGGCGAGCTTGCTTTACTTTGCCGATTATGTGTCGCAGTTAAGAGGAAGCTGCTGTGCTATTATTGGAAGCAAACCAAATTACTGCAGCTGGGATACGAGATTGACTTGAACGATGTTCCCAAAAGCATCGCCTGGGATAAGAATTGCATATGTGTGGGATTCAAGACTGAGTACGTGATTTATGAT ATTTCAGGAGATCAACCAAAGAGAATTGACTTGTTTCCCACGAGTTCCTCGAAATCTATTGAACCTTGTATTTCGCTGATCGAGGATGGAGTTTTTGCTGTTGCTAAAGATGAATATCTTGTCGCGGTTTACACCGAGAAGTATATGAACGATGGAAAGGATGGAAATCAGAAAACCACGGGTTTGGTTAAATCTGACGCCTCGCTGCTAACTACAAAGGATACAAGAAATTTGAAGTCGCTGGCTTGGAGCGAACCATTCCAAGCCTTGGTTTGGGACGAGCCGTATATTATCGGACTGGTAACGGATGGCGTAGAAGTACGCGTGTTTGATAATGTGAATACGGCCGATAAAGGGTCGTTGATTCAGACTATCCCTCAGTTGCAAAAAGCACGGTTTTTGGTGCGCGGAAAGCGAGGATTACTATACGCTGCATCCGTTTCACACTTGTGGTGCATTCAGGCGGTTGAAATTGCTAAACAACGTGAGCATCTACTTCAGGAGGAAAATTTTCACTTGGCGTTACAACTAACG CATATATCCGACGAAAGTCCAGAGTTTAAATTAACCAAAATAAACGAAATTCAAACGCGACATGCTTACAATCTATTCATCGACAAACATTTTCGCGAGTCAATGAAGGAGTTTTCCAAATTGAATACCGATCCGATTGATGTCATCAGGTTATTTCCAGACCTTCTTCCGGACAATGGAAAAAACAAGTTGAGTTCGTACTCTAAAAAACCAGCACCTGTACTCGACGAGAAAGACATTGAGCGTGGTTTATTGGCTCTCATCGATTACTTAACGGAAAATCGTTACACTCTGCGACAAGATATGGTTAGCAAAACGGATTCAAAGCTATCTTCTGGCAAAAACATTCCAGCATTACTCTCCATAATCGATACCACACTGTTAAAATGTTAcctacaaacaaatgattcccTGGTTGCATCCGTACTGCGAATGAATTATTGCTATCTGGAGGAATCAGAACGTGTGTTGAAAAAATACGATAAATACGTTGAACTCACAATTTTATATCAAACAAAGGGTCAACATAAGCGAGCGCTACAGCTGCTGCAATCACAGGCGGAAACTCCAGGCTCTCCGTTGTACGGACACGACCGCACCATTCAGTATCTACAACATCTCGGGATTGAACACAagcatttgatttttgaatttgcCGGATGGGTTCTGGAGAAACATCCTGACGATGGGttgaagatattcatcgaagACGTTCCGgaagtgaaaaatttaccaCGGGCTGAGGTGTTGGATTTTCTgctgaaaaatcacaaacaacTCGTTGTTGGGTATTTGGAGCATATCATCAATGTGTGGAATGAAGAAAAAGCTTTATTCCACAACATATTGATTCAACAGTACCGTGAAAAGCTGATCGTCCTGAAGAATGATGCCGATGTGGAGTCGGATGT TCAAAAGAAAACAGCTAGAGACACAATCAACGATAAGCTGTTGGCGTTCCTgagaaaatccaaattttatcACGCGGAAAAAGTGTTGGGAGAATTTCCTTACACCGATTTGTTCGAAGCGCGAGCTATTATCTTAGGGCGCCTAG GAAAACACGAGAAGGTTCTGGCCATATTTGTTCAAATCCTGGGCGATTTCGATAAGGCGGTCAAATATTGTGATCAAACTTACGACGAGAATGACCCGAAAACCTGTGATGTCTACGTCACGTTGATTAAAACGATACTCACACCTCCGACGTCGCCACCATACAGTGATGTGGAACTGCATCCGCGCTGCCTCCAGCCGGACATCGGAACCGTGCTGGTTATATTGGAGAACAATGCCAAGAAAATAAACCCCCACGCGGTTCTCCAAATTCTGCCCGACGACATTCCACTGGAGTCTATTAAAAATTTTCTAGAAATTGCTCTGAACTACCATCTCGAGCGGAAACGCCGGGCACAGATACTGAAGGGGCTGTATTACGCAGAAAACTTGCAAACACATGAACAGAAGATTCACTTTGAGTTGAAGCATTTTCTTGTGACGGATTTGACAGTTTGCCCGGTGTGTAAGAAGAAGTTCAGCTACCAGAGTGCATTCGTTCGTACTCCAGAAGGCAGCATTGTGCACTTTTCGTGCCAGGATAAAATCTGA